One region of Juglans regia cultivar Chandler chromosome 4, Walnut 2.0, whole genome shotgun sequence genomic DNA includes:
- the LOC109016941 gene encoding uncharacterized protein LOC109016941 isoform X2, which produces MHQKKSEVQIGTESSGVSSDFNPTPPLLFPPPSSLHHKLSYNSHLSPYPEQSFHPYSSSLPLQSPSHEHLLQNAPVAPPSPSSSTPYKRTLLTQTHSSLSKSPTIYQFHSHPPQFNPQNASFFSVSLAVKTFLYRTLRKVKHFRRLRVHLRLILLLSLPFFYFLVSHPSHTFILDFLSAFAFSAALLFSLNLALPRLPSIRLFLARSFPIKLSHCSPISRPPLPVFWTIGSRPKPEKRPNSGCWVQVYRNGDVYEGEFHKGKCSGNGVYYYYMSGRYEGDWVDGKYDGYGVETWARGSRYRGQYRLGLRNGFGVYRFYTGDVYAGEWANGQSHGCGVHTCEDGSRYVGEFKWGVKHGLGHYHFRNGDTYAGEYFADKMHGFGVYSFANGHRYEGAWHEGRRQGLGMYTFRNGETQSGHWQNGVLDIPSTQNTTSPVSPVAVYHSKVLNAVQLGERQRKPMMWQRWMKGSTGQ; this is translated from the exons ATGCATCAGAAGAAATCCGAAGTTCAGATCGGAACAGAAAGCAGCGGCGTCTCTTCCGATTTCAACCCTACCCCTCCTCTCCTTTTCCCTCCTCCTTCCTCTCTCCACCACAAATTATCTTACAATTCCCACCTTTCCCCTTACCCAGAACAGTCTTTTCATCCCtactcttcttctcttcctcttcaatcCCCCTCCCACGAGCATCTACTACAGAATGCCCCTGTTGcccctccttctccttcttcttcaaccCCTTACAAGCGGACCCTTTTGACCCAAACCCATTCCTCCCTCTCCAAATCCCCTACCATTTACCAATTCCACTCGCACCCGCCGCAATTCAATCCCCAAAACGCTTCGTTTTTCTCCGTCTCGCTTGCCGTCAAGACCTTTTTGTATCGGACTCTTCGCAAAGTGAAGCACTTTCGACGACTGCGGGTGCATCTGCGGCTGATCCTCTTGCTCTCCCTCCCGTTCTTCTACTTCTTGGTCTCCCATCCAAGCCATACCTTCATCCTCGACTTCCTCTCCGCCTTCGCCTTCTCCGCGGCCCTCTTGTTCTCGCTCAACCTCGCGCTCCCTCGCCTCCCCTCCATACGCCTATTCCTCGCGCGGTCATTCCCGATCAAGCTCTCCCACTGCTCTCCCATCTCCCGGCCGCCTCTGCCGGTGTTTTGGACGATTGGGTCACGGCCCAAACCCGAGAAGAGACCGAATTCTGGGTGTTGGGTCCAGGTCTATCGCAACGGGGACGTGTACGAGGGCGAGTTCCACAAGGGAAAGTGCTCGGGGAATGGGGTGTATTACTATTACATGAGTGGGAGGTACGAGGGCGATTGGGTGGATGGCAAGTATGACGGCTATGGTGTCGAGACGTGGGCCAGGGGGAGCCGGTACCGTGGGCAGTATCGGCTGGGGCTTCGGAATGGCTTTGGGGTGTATCGGTTTTATACCGGTGATGTTTATGCCGGAGAATGGGCTAATGGACAAAGTCATGGGTGTGGAGTGCATACCTGCGAGGATGGGAGCCGGTATGTCGGGGAGTTCAAATGGGGCGTCAAGCACGGCCTTGGGCACTACCATTTCAG aAATGGGGACACATACGCTGGAGAATATTTTGCTGACAAGATGCATGGGTTTGGGGTCTATTCTTTCGCAAATGGACATCGATACGAGGGAGCCTGGCATGAGGGTAGAAGGCAAGGGCTTGGAATGTACACATTCAGAAATGGTGAAACACAATCTGGTCACTGGCAAAATGGAGTTCTTGACATTCCAAGTACACAGAACACCACCTCTCCTGTATCTCCTGTCGCTGTATATCATTCCAAAGTGCTTAATGCAGTGCAG CTCGGGGAGCGGCAGAGAAAGCCTATGATGTGGCAAAGGTGGATGAAAGGGTCAACAGGGCAGTAG
- the LOC109016941 gene encoding uncharacterized protein LOC109016941 isoform X1, which translates to MHQKKSEVQIGTESSGVSSDFNPTPPLLFPPPSSLHHKLSYNSHLSPYPEQSFHPYSSSLPLQSPSHEHLLQNAPVAPPSPSSSTPYKRTLLTQTHSSLSKSPTIYQFHSHPPQFNPQNASFFSVSLAVKTFLYRTLRKVKHFRRLRVHLRLILLLSLPFFYFLVSHPSHTFILDFLSAFAFSAALLFSLNLALPRLPSIRLFLARSFPIKLSHCSPISRPPLPVFWTIGSRPKPEKRPNSGCWVQVYRNGDVYEGEFHKGKCSGNGVYYYYMSGRYEGDWVDGKYDGYGVETWARGSRYRGQYRLGLRNGFGVYRFYTGDVYAGEWANGQSHGCGVHTCEDGSRYVGEFKWGVKHGLGHYHFRNGDTYAGEYFADKMHGFGVYSFANGHRYEGAWHEGRRQGLGMYTFRNGETQSGHWQNGVLDIPSTQNTTSPVSPVAVYHSKVLNAVQEARGAAEKAYDVAKVDERVNRAVASANRAANAARVAAVKAVQKQMHHNGNDNIPIPIV; encoded by the exons ATGCATCAGAAGAAATCCGAAGTTCAGATCGGAACAGAAAGCAGCGGCGTCTCTTCCGATTTCAACCCTACCCCTCCTCTCCTTTTCCCTCCTCCTTCCTCTCTCCACCACAAATTATCTTACAATTCCCACCTTTCCCCTTACCCAGAACAGTCTTTTCATCCCtactcttcttctcttcctcttcaatcCCCCTCCCACGAGCATCTACTACAGAATGCCCCTGTTGcccctccttctccttcttcttcaaccCCTTACAAGCGGACCCTTTTGACCCAAACCCATTCCTCCCTCTCCAAATCCCCTACCATTTACCAATTCCACTCGCACCCGCCGCAATTCAATCCCCAAAACGCTTCGTTTTTCTCCGTCTCGCTTGCCGTCAAGACCTTTTTGTATCGGACTCTTCGCAAAGTGAAGCACTTTCGACGACTGCGGGTGCATCTGCGGCTGATCCTCTTGCTCTCCCTCCCGTTCTTCTACTTCTTGGTCTCCCATCCAAGCCATACCTTCATCCTCGACTTCCTCTCCGCCTTCGCCTTCTCCGCGGCCCTCTTGTTCTCGCTCAACCTCGCGCTCCCTCGCCTCCCCTCCATACGCCTATTCCTCGCGCGGTCATTCCCGATCAAGCTCTCCCACTGCTCTCCCATCTCCCGGCCGCCTCTGCCGGTGTTTTGGACGATTGGGTCACGGCCCAAACCCGAGAAGAGACCGAATTCTGGGTGTTGGGTCCAGGTCTATCGCAACGGGGACGTGTACGAGGGCGAGTTCCACAAGGGAAAGTGCTCGGGGAATGGGGTGTATTACTATTACATGAGTGGGAGGTACGAGGGCGATTGGGTGGATGGCAAGTATGACGGCTATGGTGTCGAGACGTGGGCCAGGGGGAGCCGGTACCGTGGGCAGTATCGGCTGGGGCTTCGGAATGGCTTTGGGGTGTATCGGTTTTATACCGGTGATGTTTATGCCGGAGAATGGGCTAATGGACAAAGTCATGGGTGTGGAGTGCATACCTGCGAGGATGGGAGCCGGTATGTCGGGGAGTTCAAATGGGGCGTCAAGCACGGCCTTGGGCACTACCATTTCAG aAATGGGGACACATACGCTGGAGAATATTTTGCTGACAAGATGCATGGGTTTGGGGTCTATTCTTTCGCAAATGGACATCGATACGAGGGAGCCTGGCATGAGGGTAGAAGGCAAGGGCTTGGAATGTACACATTCAGAAATGGTGAAACACAATCTGGTCACTGGCAAAATGGAGTTCTTGACATTCCAAGTACACAGAACACCACCTCTCCTGTATCTCCTGTCGCTGTATATCATTCCAAAGTGCTTAATGCAGTGCAG GAAGCTCGGGGAGCGGCAGAGAAAGCCTATGATGTGGCAAAGGTGGATGAAAGGGTCAACAGGGCAGTAGCATCTGCCAATAGAGCAGCCAATGCAGCTAGAGTAGCAGCTGTTAAGGCCGTCCAAAAACAAATGCACCATAATGGCAACGACAACATTCCAATTCCAATCGTGTGA
- the LOC109016975 gene encoding 60S ribosomal protein L37a-1 has translation MTKRTKKAGIVGKYGTRYGASLRKQIKKMEVSQHSKYFCEFCGKFAVKRKAVGIWGCKDCGKVKAGGAYTLNTASAVTVRSTIRRLREQTES, from the exons ATG ACCAAGAGAACCAAGAAGGCCGGTATTGTTGGGAAGTATG GCACTCGATATGGTGCTAGTCTGAGGAAGCAGATTAAGAAAATGGAAGTTAGTCAACACAGTAAATACTTCTGCGAGTTCTGCGGGAAG TTTGCAGTGAAGAGGAAGGCTGTAGGAATCTGGGGTTGCAAGGATTGTGGAAAAGTTAAAGCAGGGGGTGCATATACATTGAA CACTGCTAGTGCTGTGACTGTTAGGAGCACCATCCGGAGGCTTAGGGAGCAGACCGAGAGCTGA